The following proteins are encoded in a genomic region of Candidatus Bathyarchaeota archaeon:
- a CDS encoding ABC transporter permease, which translates to MVSQLIRDLLRIKKFDLSVAIFSSILIIGLVGPIVYEVDPVKMIGPPEQPPSEKYPLGTDSYGRDLLAQLLHGIRNSIYIGLTAAAISLAIGVTIGALSGYRGGVVDSSLMLVTDVVYALPSIMLMMLIAAYLKERNPVFVALVIGITSWPWVARAVRSQMLSLKSRDFIYMSRMAGLSDIKIIFEDLIPNMASYIFMAFVLLMSGAMIAEAGLSMIGLGVTRGVSLGIILYWAQLLESVRRGIWWWFIPPGACLVTLATSLLLLSTALDEYFSPRLRGG; encoded by the coding sequence ATGGTCTCTCAGCTGATAAGAGATCTATTACGGATCAAGAAGTTTGATCTGAGTGTGGCGATATTTTCATCGATACTGATAATCGGGTTGGTCGGTCCCATAGTCTATGAGGTTGACCCTGTCAAGATGATAGGGCCTCCTGAACAGCCTCCCAGCGAGAAATATCCTCTGGGTACGGATAGCTATGGAAGAGACCTTTTAGCCCAGCTTCTGCATGGGATAAGGAACTCTATATATATCGGATTGACCGCAGCCGCCATATCTCTCGCCATAGGTGTCACTATAGGTGCTCTTTCAGGATACAGGGGAGGGGTTGTAGACAGCTCTCTTATGCTTGTTACCGATGTCGTATACGCTCTTCCATCGATCATGCTTATGATGCTCATAGCCGCGTATCTGAAGGAAAGAAATCCCGTATTCGTGGCTTTGGTTATAGGTATAACCTCGTGGCCGTGGGTTGCTAGAGCGGTTCGCTCCCAGATGTTAAGTCTAAAATCCCGGGATTTCATCTACATGAGTAGGATGGCTGGTTTAAGCGATATTAAGATAATATTTGAAGACCTCATCCCTAACATGGCATCTTACATATTCATGGCCTTCGTGTTACTCATGTCTGGAGCCATGATAGCTGAGGCTGGTCTAAGCATGATAGGCCTAGGTGTAACGAGGGGTGTGTCTCTAGGCATAATACTGTATTGGGCACAGCTTCTGGAATCCGTCCGTAGAGGAATCTGGTGGTGGTTCATCCCCCCGGGTGCCTGCTTAGTTACCCTTGCCACGTCGCTCCTCCTACTCTCGACGGCTTTGGATGAATACTTTAGCCCTAGGCTTAGAGGGGGTTGA
- a CDS encoding ABC transporter ATP-binding protein, whose product MSLLEAEHVKAYYRVREGFVKAVDDVSLRLDRGVIMGLAGESGCGKSTLVNTLMLNIRPPLYLIDGRITLDGNLLSKMDKQTLKKKVWGVLVSIVPQSALNALMPTQKIIDLIKDIVHAHTDISDSEIVSMSRRRFEELNLPVEALNMYPHELSGGMRQRAVIAISTLLNPKLLIVDEPTSALDVSTQKQVLKLLVDLRKAKIIESMIFVTHDIAVLRQIADRIAIMYAGKIVESASTDDILYNSKHPYTYGLINAVVTPEPEVRKRGLISIPGEPPNLLKPPSGCRFHPRCPYAMDICRREEPPLIEVKEGWTVACHLVASGRR is encoded by the coding sequence ATGAGTCTACTCGAGGCCGAACATGTCAAAGCCTACTATCGCGTCAGAGAGGGCTTCGTCAAGGCGGTTGACGACGTGAGTCTCCGTCTAGATCGAGGTGTCATAATGGGTTTAGCAGGCGAGTCTGGATGCGGTAAATCGACGTTGGTAAACACGCTTATGCTGAACATACGCCCTCCGCTTTATCTCATCGACGGTCGTATAACGCTAGACGGAAACCTCCTATCCAAAATGGATAAGCAGACGCTTAAGAAGAAGGTCTGGGGTGTCCTAGTCTCCATAGTTCCCCAGTCTGCTTTAAACGCCCTGATGCCTACCCAGAAAATTATAGACCTGATAAAGGATATAGTTCACGCTCACACAGATATCTCAGACTCGGAGATAGTCAGCATGTCGCGTAGACGTTTTGAGGAATTAAACCTCCCCGTCGAAGCTTTGAATATGTATCCTCATGAGCTCAGCGGTGGTATGCGGCAGAGAGCCGTGATCGCTATATCCACCCTCCTCAACCCTAAGCTTTTGATAGTAGATGAACCTACCTCTGCTCTCGACGTTTCGACGCAGAAGCAGGTTTTGAAGCTTCTCGTAGACCTCAGAAAGGCTAAGATCATAGAGAGTATGATATTCGTGACACATGATATAGCCGTACTACGTCAGATAGCGGATAGGATAGCGATAATGTATGCGGGTAAAATAGTGGAATCGGCTTCGACGGATGATATACTTTACAATTCTAAGCACCCATATACCTACGGTTTAATAAACGCCGTCGTGACACCTGAGCCGGAAGTTAGAAAAAGAGGTCTAATATCTATTCCAGGTGAACCACCGAATCTTCTGAAGCCGCCTTCTGGCTGTCGTTTCCATCCTAGATGCCCATATGCGATGGATATCTGTAGACGGGAAGAGCCGCCGCTAATAGAGGTGAAAGAAGGGTGGACGGTAGCCTGTCATCTAGTGGCTTCGGGAAGGAGGTGA
- a CDS encoding ABC transporter ATP-binding protein: protein MLLEVKNLTKIFTVGFLRRKEIVAVKDISFNVKESEFVSLVGESGSGKTTTARMILRLLRPTSGSVVFRDRDVWSLRTLNDLRWYWRQVHGIFQDPFASFNPLYKVDRVLYQVFSLLGDNDVDKESLVKEALKEVGLRPEEVLGRYPHELSGGQRQRLMIARCYLLKPKLILADEPISMIDASTRAGILQLFSKLRDEYKTSIIFITHDLGLAYYVSDRILIMHKGSIVEEGPPEEIMEHPQHPYTKRLREDVPLLYRKWAGF from the coding sequence ATGCTTCTAGAGGTTAAAAACCTTACAAAGATCTTTACCGTAGGTTTTCTCAGGAGAAAAGAGATAGTAGCCGTTAAAGACATATCGTTCAATGTTAAAGAGAGCGAGTTTGTCTCACTCGTAGGCGAAAGCGGTTCTGGCAAAACTACGACCGCTAGGATGATACTCCGCCTTCTCAGACCCACATCAGGCTCTGTGGTCTTTAGAGACCGCGATGTATGGTCTCTTCGAACTCTCAACGACCTTCGATGGTATTGGAGACAGGTTCATGGAATTTTCCAAGATCCCTTTGCCTCTTTCAACCCGCTTTATAAGGTGGATCGTGTTCTCTATCAGGTCTTCTCACTTTTAGGCGATAACGATGTCGATAAAGAAAGCCTAGTTAAGGAGGCGCTTAAAGAGGTCGGTCTCAGACCTGAGGAGGTTCTTGGACGATATCCTCATGAGCTCAGCGGAGGCCAAAGACAGAGGTTGATGATAGCTAGATGCTACTTACTGAAGCCTAAGCTGATTTTAGCGGATGAACCCATAAGCATGATAGACGCGTCTACACGTGCGGGTATCCTACAACTGTTCTCAAAACTGAGGGATGAGTATAAGACATCTATAATATTCATCACGCACGACCTTGGTCTAGCCTACTACGTAAGCGACAGGATTCTTATTATGCATAAAGGGTCGATAGTGGAAGAGGGGCCTCCTGAGGAGATAATGGAGCATCCACAGCATCCGTATACTAAACGGTTAAGAGAGGACGTTCCTCTTCTATACCGGAAGTGGGCTGGCTTCTAA
- a CDS encoding PEGA domain-containing protein → MKNMEKHLNILLILAAAVLLTSSSALMPLLTPVTAQEIPREETLIISDAWGPPAGWNPFLPNTAWGTELMYPALFFYSTRDDVWIPYLAEGYRWVDKYTLEVMIRPEAKWWDGTPITAEDVVFTFELGKKYVIGWVSPFWDYLESVEAVDERTVRFTTSEEKLNYFQLVGLLHGTLIVPKHRWAPLEEELGEKIISEFRDDDPSKIVGGGPYRLLTWSEEMWYYERVDDWWGKDIFGLPRPKYIAHKTFKDNVAAALGFEAGEVDACGHFFAKIYEMWEVKGLPIRTYYANPPYYIGSGIIHLYINYAKYPLTDINIRKAIAHAIPYDDLVSKAYFNYSVRAAPVPIIHTIPSYAKWINETLVEEYKFEYDLEKAKKILDDAGIVDTDGDGIREMPDGTKLGTFTISVPYGWTDWMMMCDMIATNLREIGIDCVTEFPDFTVWWDRLIKGTFDLVLSWDGGMGFDHPWNSFRFIMDPRLTGPVGEDYPAGNWERYMNWEIVSLIDAIAKETDPEKLAKLYSQLQEIFLKDLPAIPLFYGAAWYEFRYDRWVGWPKEEDPRWLSPYPWNYPDNLPVLFCLAKAGEEPTVPSWVYEMQIPTTKIFEDLATVLAVKKGVLSIDTTPVKGEVFVGGESWGVAPVTKEVKVGTYTITFGSVEGYEAPSPQTVTVEEGKTVTIVGTYTKTALPELKEILDKLDDVSSKLDTLSESVTGVESTVQTLSDLSDAISSLRNEIAALRSDLSMISTIGYVNLILLIIVLVVAVMALRRPSQA, encoded by the coding sequence GTGAAAAATATGGAAAAACACCTTAATATTCTTCTGATATTGGCTGCGGCAGTGTTGCTAACTTCTTCGAGTGCGCTTATGCCACTTCTAACACCTGTGACGGCTCAGGAGATACCTCGAGAGGAAACCTTGATAATTTCTGATGCTTGGGGTCCTCCTGCTGGGTGGAACCCGTTCCTACCTAATACCGCATGGGGTACAGAGCTTATGTATCCTGCGCTGTTCTTCTACAGCACGCGGGATGACGTTTGGATCCCCTATCTGGCTGAAGGTTACCGGTGGGTTGACAAATACACGTTAGAGGTTATGATCCGACCTGAAGCTAAATGGTGGGATGGAACACCTATAACCGCAGAGGATGTAGTATTCACGTTTGAGCTGGGTAAAAAGTATGTCATCGGCTGGGTTTCACCGTTCTGGGACTATCTAGAAAGCGTCGAGGCGGTAGATGAGAGAACTGTACGGTTTACCACGAGCGAGGAGAAGCTCAACTACTTCCAGCTGGTGGGTCTCTTACATGGGACACTTATAGTTCCTAAGCATAGATGGGCCCCCTTGGAAGAGGAGCTGGGTGAAAAGATCATCAGCGAGTTCAGAGATGACGACCCGTCTAAGATAGTCGGGGGAGGTCCGTATCGGCTTTTAACCTGGAGCGAGGAGATGTGGTACTATGAAAGGGTCGACGACTGGTGGGGTAAGGACATATTCGGTCTACCGAGACCGAAGTATATAGCTCATAAAACATTCAAGGATAACGTAGCTGCGGCGCTCGGCTTTGAAGCTGGAGAAGTAGATGCATGTGGTCACTTCTTTGCTAAAATCTATGAGATGTGGGAGGTTAAAGGTTTACCTATAAGAACCTATTATGCGAATCCACCGTACTACATAGGATCCGGCATAATACATCTCTACATAAACTATGCGAAATATCCGCTTACAGACATAAACATTCGTAAAGCTATAGCCCACGCTATACCATACGACGACCTCGTTTCTAAGGCATACTTCAACTATAGCGTCAGGGCGGCTCCCGTACCGATAATACATACGATACCGTCGTACGCTAAGTGGATAAACGAGACGCTCGTAGAAGAGTATAAGTTCGAGTATGACCTAGAGAAGGCCAAGAAGATACTTGACGACGCCGGTATAGTCGATACCGATGGCGACGGTATACGGGAGATGCCTGACGGCACTAAGCTCGGCACGTTCACTATAAGCGTACCATACGGCTGGACGGACTGGATGATGATGTGCGATATGATCGCTACAAACCTGCGTGAGATAGGTATCGATTGTGTGACAGAGTTTCCAGACTTCACCGTTTGGTGGGACAGGTTGATAAAGGGCACCTTCGACCTCGTCTTATCATGGGATGGAGGCATGGGCTTTGACCATCCATGGAACAGCTTCCGCTTCATCATGGATCCGAGACTTACAGGTCCTGTAGGCGAGGATTATCCGGCCGGCAACTGGGAGCGTTATATGAACTGGGAGATAGTGTCGTTGATAGATGCGATAGCTAAGGAGACGGATCCTGAGAAGTTAGCTAAGCTGTATAGTCAGTTGCAGGAGATATTCTTGAAGGATCTTCCGGCTATTCCTCTGTTCTACGGTGCGGCATGGTACGAGTTCAGGTATGACCGTTGGGTCGGATGGCCTAAGGAAGAGGACCCCAGATGGCTGTCACCATATCCGTGGAACTATCCAGATAACTTACCGGTACTATTCTGCTTAGCCAAAGCAGGAGAAGAGCCTACGGTACCGTCATGGGTATATGAGATGCAGATACCGACAACTAAGATATTCGAAGACCTAGCTACCGTGCTCGCGGTAAAGAAGGGCGTTCTATCGATAGACACCACTCCCGTCAAAGGTGAAGTCTTCGTCGGTGGTGAGTCTTGGGGTGTAGCCCCTGTGACTAAGGAAGTTAAAGTAGGGACCTATACGATAACCTTCGGCTCTGTAGAAGGTTATGAGGCTCCGTCTCCTCAGACTGTGACGGTCGAAGAAGGTAAGACCGTAACGATTGTTGGAACATACACAAAGACCGCTCTACCTGAACTTAAAGAGATTTTAGATAAGTTAGACGATGTATCTTCGAAGCTTGACACTTTGTCTGAGAGTGTAACTGGTGTTGAATCTACCGTACAGACACTTTCCGATTTAAGCGATGCCATAAGCAGTTTGAGAAACGAGATAGCGGCCCTTAGAAGCGACCTCTCTATGATATCAACCATAGGATACGTAAACCTCATACTGTTGATAATAGTCCTAGTGGTTGCTGTCATGGCTTTGAGGAGACCAAGCCAAGCTTAG